The following nucleotide sequence is from uncultured Erythrobacter sp..
GAAGAATTCGAGATGGACGCCGCGTTCACGGTGCCCGCCGGATGCCCAGCGCAATTGGTTCTGGTGTCGGCCGATACGACTATCCGAACCGGCTATCTCAAGCTGGTGCTGGCCGAAGCCAGGCTCTCACCGGCGAATTAGAGCGCCAGCTGCGCGCCAGTCTGTGCGCTCACATCGTTTCCAAACCGCCGCAAGCAAGCAATTGCCAACTGCGCCTGTTCGGTTGTTTCGTCCGCCTTTTCAGCCCGACGGCGCGCGATTGCGGCCGCGGTTGACCCGGCCACGTCAGTGGCAGTTGCCTTCACATCTTCAGCTCGCGCTTCGAAGTGATCTTCGGCACGGCCCAGCAAAGCGATTTCGCGCGATTGCGGGTTGTCCGACATTTGCGCCAGTCGTTCCGCCGTCAGGTCCAATGCCGCAGCGCAATGCACCGCGATTTCGAACAGACCATCGCCCTCTTCTGTTACCTCTCTGCCAATCGACAGGGGTAAGGCAGCTCCGGGCGGATCAGTTGCCTCGGCGACACTTCCCTCCGCTGCATCCTGGCCTGAAGAACAGGCAGCCGCAGCCAGCGCGATCAGGCACGGAGCGAGCAATAGAAATGGGCGACGCTGGAGGGGGATAGTCATGCCGCGCTCTTGTCGCAGCGGGTTTTCTTTGTCCAGAACTTGTGCGACGCCCGCGCCGGTTAGACGCGGCACAGCGACAGGAGGCCCATAGGGCATGCGCACGGTACTCATCACCGGTTCGGCCGGATTTATCGGCTTTCATCTGGCGCAATTGCTCCTTGCCGAGGGCTTTCGCGTCGTCGGCTTTGACGGGATGACCGACTATTACGACGTGCGCCTGAAAGAGCGGCGGCATCAGATGCTGCTGCAAAACCAGCATTTCAGCGCGAATATCGGGATGCTCGAAGACTTCGATGCGCTGCACGCACTTGCGATGGCAGAAAAGCCCGATGTAATCGTCCACCTCGCGGCGCAGGCAGGGGTGCGGTACAGCCTCGAAAACCCGCGCGCCTATCTCGATTCCAACCTCATCGGCACGTTCAACGTGATGGAATGCGCGCGCGAGCTGGAGGTCGATCACCTGCTGATGGCTTCCACCAGCTCGGTCTATGGCGCGAATGAAGAGATGCCGTTCGACGAGCGCGAGAAATGCGACACCCAGCTCACTTTCTACGCCGCGACCAAGAAGGCGAATGAAGCGATGGCGCATTCTTACGCCCATCTGTGGAACCTACCGACAACGATGTTCCGCTTTTTCACGGTCTACGGTCCGTGGGGCCGGCCGGACATGGCGCTGTTCAAGTTTACCAAGGGTATTCTCGAAAGCACGTCGATCGACATTTACAACAATGGCGAGATGTTCCGCGATTTCACCTACGTGACCGATCTGGTGCGCGGCATTCGCCTGTTGATCGACGCTGCGCCGGAGCGCCCCGAAAGCGCCGATGACATTCCCGAGTGGGATAGTCTTTCCCCGGTTGCGCCATGGCGCGTGGCCAATATCGGCAACAGCGACAAGGTGCGGCTGATGGATTTCATCACCGCAATCGAAGAGGAATGCGGACGCGAGGCGGTTAAGAACTTCATGCCGATGCAGAAAGGCGACGTGCCCGCGACCTGGGCCGATGCGACATTGCTGAAAGAACTCACCGGCTACCGCCCGCAAACCGATGTTCGCGAGGGCATCCGCCAGTTTGTCGCTTGGTACCGCGATTATTACGCGGTCTGACGCGGCTTAGAGCGGCTGTTCTTCGGGCTCAGGTGCTGGCTCCGGCTCAGTTTCACCGCCAGTGCCCTCATTGCCTTCGATCAGCGGAGGCGGCCCGGATGCTTCTTCGACTTCACCCGGCAGAGCGCCTGCGCGTTCGCGCTCAAGCCGCTCGAGGTATTCGCGCTCGATCTGTTCTACGCGGCGCTGCTCGGATGCGGCATCGGCGTCGATCGTGGACAGACGGTCTTGCCGTGCCTGCTCGATCAGCTGGCCGAAACGGATGTCCTCACCTTCGGCGCGATCCCGATACGCGTCATTGATCAGCTGCTGGGTGCAACCGATAATTCCGCCAGCCCCAGCCGGGCTGCACGAATTGGTGCCAAACGCGCCGACCAGCTCCAGGCTTTCGACCCGGCGTGCCCATGCCGTGTTGTCGGGGTTGTCCGACAGGCGCAGCGCAGGTGGAATACGGAAACGCTCATTCTCCGGCAGCCGCGCAAAAACGCAGATGTCGCCTTCGGGGCACGGCGGCGCTTCGTCATCGCCGTAAACATAGGCGATCTGGACATCATCACTTAGCGCAGGCTGCGTATCGTCGACCAAAGTGTCGTCTTGCGCAGCAAGCGGAGCAGCGACAGCAAGCGTCGCGATCACGCCCATACGCTTCCATGTCTTCAACCGGGAGAGCAACATTTTGGAACCTTTCAAGTCGGTGACGTCGGCGTTTCTGCCATGCGCAAATTTACCCATAGGCTATGAGTGCCGGTGCGTGAACCAAGTCTGAAGCCCTCAGCTCCGCACTTGTCAATTGGAACGCGGCGAATGGTTAGCGGAATGTTGACCTTCTTTTGCAAAGAGCGGTGTCATGAACGCTCCATTTCAAAAAACCGATGCCGTCCCGCTGGGGGAGGTGTCCGCAGAGCTGGAAACCATAGCAATCGTTGGCCTTGGCTATGTTGGCTTGCCGGTCGCCGTTGCTCTTGCTGAACGCCTCGCGCCCAAGGGGTGCCGCGTGGTCGGTTTCGACATTTCGGAACGCCGGATTCGGTCGCTCAGAGCCGGACACGATTTCACCCGCGAGATCGACGATGAACGGCTCGATGCGTGCGGCCTTGCCGTATCGGACGATCCCGAAGCGCTTCGCGCGGCGACGACGATCATCGTCACTGTCCCAACACCAATCACCGAAGAGCGCCGCCCTGACCTGACACCGCTGCGTTCGGCCTGCGAGACTATCGGCCCACGCCTGTCCGAAGGTGCGCTGGTGGTGTTCGAGTCCACCGTATTCCCTGGAGCGACCGAGGAATATTGCGGGCCATTGCTGGCTGAACATTCAGGGCTGAAACAAGGGCGCGACTTTGCGCTCGGCTACTCACCTGAACGGATCAATCCGGGCGATACGGTCCACCGGCTTGAAAGCATCACCAAGATTATTGCCGCAGAAAACCCCGAGGCGCTGGCCCGGATGCGCGCGATCTACAGCGCAATTGTCGATGCGGGCCTGCACGAAGCACCGAGCATCAAGGTCGCTGAAGCGGCCAAGGTGATCGAAAACACGCAGCGCGATCTCAACATTGCGCTGATGAACGAGATTGCGCTGATCTTCGACAAAATGGAGATCCCGACGAAGGATGTGCTCGCGGCAGCTGGCACGAAGTGGAACTTCCTGCCCTTCACGCCAGGATTGGTCGGCGGTCACTGTATCGGCGTCGATCCGTACTACCTCACGGCAGCAGCGGAGAAGCTCGATTATCGCCCTGAGGTCATTCTTGCAGGTCGTCGGATCAATGATTCAATGGGGCAAGCGGTCGCACAGAAAGCCGTGAAGCTGCTGGTTTCACGTGATATTCCGCTAAGTCAGGCGCGGGTCGGAGTGCTGGGACTTACCTTCAAGCAGGACGTACCGGATATTCGGAACTCCAAAGTGCCGGACATACTCGCGGAACTTGGCGAATACGGCATCGAACCGCTGATCGGCGATCCACTGGCAGACCCGGCAGAGGCGAAACACGAATATGGCGTGGAGCTGACCGCATCGGAGGACCTGACCGATCTGGACGCGCTAATCCTCGCAGTGGATCACGCCGACTATGTGGCCGAGGGCGCAGAACTTACCGCGCGGCTCAAAAAGGGTGGTGTGCTGGTTGACGTGAAATCAGCGCTTAAGCGCGAAGACCTCAGAGACGACGTGATTTACTGGGCGCTTTAACGGTCGCAAAGCGACCGCAAGGCCGACTGGCCGTCCGCAACGACGCGATCTTTGATCGCATGAGCGAGGGAAGCGAAGCTGAACGACCGTAGGGAGGACAACTCGCACCCCGGATGGGGTGCGAAAATCAGACTCTCTCACTTACCTTGATTGCGATGCGGCATCCCAGCCGGATCGCTCCGGAAAGCAGCGGATAGGCTGGCGCCTTCTCCGCTCCATTCGCCAAAGCCGCATCGCGGTGCTCACGTTCGTCTTCGCGGAATTCCTCGATCATGTCGGCCAATTCCGGATCGTCACCCGTATCCTGCAAACGGTCGAGCTGCTCGGAATAGTGCTTGTCGATCTCCTCTTCGACCGCTGCGGTGCAAGCCATCGCGGCCTCGGGGCCAAGCAATGCCGTGCCTGCGCCCAGCGCATAACCCGCCGCCGACCAGAAGGGTTGCAAAGCCGTGGGGCGCACGCCGCGTTCGGCCATCAACGCGTCAAATTTCGCGCGGTGGCCCTCTTCCTGTTCGGCCATATGGCGAATCTCCGCCGAATGCGGTCCGCGATCACCCATTACGGCAAGCTGACCTTCGTAGATCCGTGTCGCGCCGAATTCGCCGGCCTGGTCGACCCGGATCATGCGGTGAAGTTCGTCGCGTTTCATACCTGCTCCTGTTTGGCGCCCGTTCCCAAGCTCAGCCCTAAGATGGTGAGTCCACCCAGTGTAGAGAAGAGGAAATTCCATCCGGCGAGAGAAATCCCGAAGAGGCTCCAAGGCGCAACGTCGCAGCGATGGATTGGCGCAGCGGACGGGTCCATTACGTCGATATTGGTCGAAAGCGTGGCACAGCCTGTGATCCCTTCCCACCAGCCATATTCAACACCGGCATGGAACGCCCCGATCAGGCCCGAAACGATGATCGCAATCGCCGCAAGGCTCGTCCAAAGCCGGGCAGGAGCTGTTACAAATGCCAAAAGCGCGAAGAGGATGGCGGCAAAGTGCGGCCAGCGCTGCCACCAGCACATTTCGCACGGGTACAGGCCAAAGCCATATTGGGAGATGTAAGCGCCGCCGAGCAATCCCGCAGGGATCGCAAAGGCGAGCAGCTTGGCTTGCTGCAAACGGGTCATGCGGCGCTACTTAATCGCGTCAGTCGCGCAGCGCCACCGAACTCTTGGTGGTGCGGCGCAGTGTTTCGAGCGCGTAATGCAGCTGGAAATCCTCAATGCCCTTCTCTTCGAGCTGCTCGGCAGTCTGCTGGAAGCGCGGATCATCGACCTTGTCGTTCTCCAGCTCTTCGTCCTTGATGCCCAACTCGTTGATCAGATGGCCGCGCAGATCGGATTCGCGCGTCAGGTATTTCTGGCGCAACGCAAGGTCCGGATCGGAAAGCTGCGGCACGGAGATGTCGGGATTGATCCCGCCTTCCTGCACCGACTTGCCTGCCGGGGTGAAGTAACGTGCCGTCGTCAGCTTTAGCGCCGCATCGGAACCCAGAGGGAGCAATGATTGCACCGAACCCTTGCCGAAGCTGCGATCGCCCATGATCAGCGCGCGGCGGTGATCCTGCAGTGCACCAGCGACGATCTCGGACGCCGAAGCAGAACCCGCGTCGATCAACACGATGACAGGAACGCCCTCGGCCATATCGCCGCGGAACACGGTCTCTGCATCGTAGAGCAAGGTTTCGCCCCGAGCGCGTCCGCGCTGCGAGACGATCCGGCCCGAATCGAGGAACAGGTCGGACAAGGCAACCGCTTCATCGAGCGAGCCGCCAGGATTCGAACGAAGATCGAGGATCAATCCGCTCACGCGGCCCGTCGCTTCTTTCTGGATCTCGCCCCATGCGTTGAACACGTCCGCGCCAACATCGGCGGAGAATTCGTTGACCATGATGACGCCGATATTGCCCGCTTCGAGCGAGTGCGTAACCGGCTCAAGCTCAATCACGCCGCGTGTCACAGGCACTTCGAGCGGCTCGTCGCGGCCCGGGCGGAAAATCGTCAGCTTGATCGACGTGCCCGCCTTGCCGCGCATCCGCGCAACCGCATCGTCCAGCTCGCCGCCGTAAATCAGCTCGCCATCCAGGTGCGTGATGAAATCGCCAGCCTTGATCCCGGCTTCATCAGCCGGACTGCCGCGGAATGGCGAGATTACCTTTACCGCGCCGTCTTCCATCACGACCGACAGGCCGAGCCCGGAATAATTGCCGTCGATCATGGTTTCGAGCCGTTGCAGATCGCTGCCGTCGAGATAGCCCGAATGCGGATCGAGCGCCGCCAGCATCCCGTCAATCGCGCCGCGCACCAGCACATCGTCCTCGACCGGTTCGACATAGCTCGCCTTGATCCGCTGATAGGTCGCGAACAATTTCGAGAATTCCGGTCCAGCCCGGCCATCCACCTGCGCCATTGAGGCGGTGGCGGTGGGAATCAGGGCGACCGCAGTAACGAGCGCTGCACTCTGCAGCAAAGCAGCAATTTTCATGGGAAAGAGAGGCTCCTTTCGACTCGGTGGATATAGGTTTGCATGGCTGAACGCCAGATGATTACCGGTCGAACCGCCCACAGCGTCCCACGAAGGGTCATGCCAAGGCGCAAGTTCTAAACCGTTCGGCGCGCTACCCGAGGAATCGCAGCGGGTTCACAGGGCCGCCGCCATTGCGCAATTCTATTGTGATTGCAGGCTCTTCCTGAGCGGCGACACCGATGGGGCTACCACCGATCAATTGGTCGCCGACATCAACTGTGGTGCGATCCAAACCCGTTATCAGGCTGGTCCAGCCCCCTGCATGTTCGATGATCACGATTCGGCCAAATCCCCGATAAGGACCGGAGAAAGCCACTCGCCCAGTCGCGGGAGCCACAACTTGCGCGCCTGCAGCAGGAGCAAGCGAGAGCCCGGTGCTGCGAAGCCCGCTTCCGCGCAGTTCCCCGAAGCCCGCAATGGTGCGGCCTTGTACCGGCAACTGGAAATCGGACGGCGGCGGCGTGTTCGCGGTGACTGTCGGCGATGGGTCGGCATCAGGCGTTTCATCGGAGGCCGCCGCAGCTTCGGTTGCGGACGGGGCAGGCATCACCAGGCCCGCTGGCCTCACCATCGGTCCTGGCAAAGCGGCCAACTCGCGGCGCAGGGTTGCTGCTTCGTCGATTTGCTCGATCAATCCGTCGAGATCGCGCGCTTCTTCGGCGAGTGCCAAGGCCCGCTCAGCTTCGCGCGAGGCGCTGCTGCGGGCTTCGGTCGATGCCAGCCGCTGGCGGGTTTCAAGCTCGGTCAATTCAGCGCGTTTGGACTGGAGGTCCTCTTCGCTGGTTCGCAGGTTAGCAAGCGCTTGCTGTGCCTGACGCTCAAGCTCGCGTCCCCTTTCCAGTTCGCCGCGCAAGGCGGAGGTCCGCTGCCGAATTTCCGGCACCGCGCTGTCGAGCACTGCGCGGACATAGACCAGATCTTTGAGCGAACCGGGTTGCAGCGCCGACAAGGCCAGCGGGCGGCGGGCCGTGGTTTGCAACGCGCTGGTCAGCCGAACAAGCGGCTGCCGACGCTCGGCCAGACGGGCGGACAAGGCACCGCGTTCATTCCGGGCGAGCGAGAACCGCGCGCGCGCAGCAGCGATATCGGCTTCGGAGCGTTGAATACGGGCGGCGATTGCAGCGGCTTCGCGAGCGGTTTTGTCAGCGGCTTCAGTTGCTTCTTCGGCCTCGGCTGCAAGCCGCTCGGCTCGTGCTTCGGCGCGCTGGCTCTCCCGCGTGGCGCGCTGCAGTTCGGCCTGTGCTTCGTCCGGCTCCATGACTGCGACATCACGCTGCGCGCTGCCATCGGGCACGGCCAGAGCCAAAGCGGCGATGATTGCCAGACCGGTCACCCCAAGGAAAAGTGTGTTGCGCTCCATCGGCTTACCCTGCCCGATGATAGGGGTGTCCGGCAAGAATGCTCGTCGCGCGATAGAGCTGCTCCATCAGCATCGCCCGGGCGAGCAGATGCGGCCAAGTCGCCGGACCAAAAGCGAGCAGCAGATCCGCATCGGCACGTTCTTGATCGGAATGCCCATCCGCCGCGCCAAGCACAAAGCGCGTCTCCCGCATCCCATCATCACGCCAGCGCCCAAGCAGTGCGGCGAAGTCTTCCGAGGACATCGCCTTCCCGCGCTCGTCGAGCAACACGGTTTTGTGCGGGGATTGAGGGTCCGGAATTTTGCCGCCGGTCTCGGGCAATTCGGTGAGCTTCACCGGCCAAGTCAGCCGCTTCTCATAGCGCGCAACCAGCTCCGCTTCGGGCGAGCGAGCGATCTTTCCGCGAGCGATGACGTGGAGGAGGATAGAAATTGATCCGTGGCCTGGAACCAAACGGTCCGCTCGCGGACCGCAAGGCCGACCGGCCGCCCGCAGCGATGCGGCCTTAAGGCCGCGTGAGCGAGGATACGGCAGCCCGGATGGGCTGCCTCAAATCAAGACGCCGCCGCTTCACCGCCCTCGAACGACCACATGCGTTCAAGGTTGTAGAAGCTGCGCACTTCGGGGCGGAACAAGTGGACGACCACGTCGCCAGCATCGATCAAAACCCAGTCGGCAGCCGGCAGACCTTCAATCCGCGCGGGACCAAAGCCGGCTTGCTTGACCTTTTCGGCCAATTTCTGCGCCATCGACGCCACTTGCCGGGTCGAGCGACCGCTCGCGATCACCATGTGATCGGCAATCGAGCTTTTCCCCTCGAGCGGGATCGAGACGATTTCCTGCGCCTGATCATCGTCGAGCTGGCTCATCACCAGATCGTGCAGTTCGTGCGTGGGCATTTTAGCAGCCATAATTGCCACCTTGTTCAATGCAGCGGCGGTTGCCGTTGAGGTTTGTGCCTGTGTCATAGGCAAGCAGAAGTCTCCAGATTGCGGGGCAGACAGGAATGCGGACAGAAACGCGGTTCAGGCGCCTCATGCGTCCTCCCTTGGTTGGATCTGACGGAATGTCAGTCGGTCGCGCACAGATGTGTTTCGATATTGCGACGCCCAATCGGCATGATCACGGCGAATGGCCGTGGCCGAGCGAGCATCTGGATCGAAACGCATGAACACCAGGGCCGGTGCGCTCCATTGCCCCCGTTTCCGAAAACTGGCGGCAGACACACGATAGCGTCTGAGCCAGGCCATGGCGGGGCTCGTCATGGCATCCGCGTTATAGCCGGGCCTTGCAATCACTGCAATCGGCATTGTCCTCGCTATGGCGCGCCAGTGCTTCCAACGGTGGAACTGCACGAGGTTGTCGGACCCCATCAGCCATACGAATTCGCGCTTGGGATAGCGCCGTTTCAGCTTGCGCAATGTATCCACGGTGAAGCGCGTATCGAGCTGCAATTCGATCGCGGTGGGCACGATTGGAGCACGCCGCGCCTGCGCTTCAGCCGACATGAGGCGCGCGGAAAGCGGGGCCATTCCTGACTTGGGTTTTAGGGGGTTTCCCGGAGACACAAGCCACCATGATTCATCAAGACCAAGCGCGTCCATCGCGAAGCGGGTGATGCGCCGATGCCCGCCATGCGCAGGGTTGAAACTGCCGCCTAAAAGACCGGTTCGCTGGCTCGATTTTCTCAAAAGATTTGGGCCTTCTTTCAGTCTGCAAAGCTCCGATCAACGGCAGCATTAGCAGGGCCAGCGAATCATGTCAGTCTTGGCGAATCGGCCTCGAAAACATTGTGTCGCGTTCGTACAATTCTCTCGAATCTGCCCTGATTCAGCACAGATTGCCCAGAGGTGAACGTTTCACCCCGATTCCGCATCGGTTCGGCGGCAACGTTAACACTTCGATTCGACCCGGGCGATTTGCGTTGGTAGCTCCGCTGCCCAAGGAACAAGAACCAAAAAACGGGGCCGCCTTGTCTGACACAAATTCCGCACGACCGTGGCTAGAGCGCGTACGCGATTGGTTTCCTGATCGCGAATTCTTCATGCGTTCGCAGGGTCAAGTGCGCTTCATCAAGATATCTTCGCGCGTCCAAATGACTGGCGCTGCGTGTGCTGCTGCGCTCGCAATCGGTTGGGCCGGTTCGATGGGCGTGATGGCATGGAGCCAATATCAGGCGGAAGCTGAACTTGCCTCGTTCGAAAGTGACAAGGCGAAGGTCGCCTCGGCGCAGGAACGCATCGATGCCTATGGCAACGATCTGGAGCGGGTGATCGAAGAGCTCGACGGCCGTCAGGAATTCCTCGACGCGATGCTGCCGATGCTGCCCGAAGAAATTCGTGACGCTGGCGTTAACGTCACCGACTCCACCGAAGAAACCGAGAAGACCGTCGACAAGGTCGGCGCGATGATCCCGCAAGCGCGCGGCCTCGCCGAGGTTGAAGCACGCCAGCTCGCTTTTGTCGAACGCATCACGCGCTACGCCGATTACCGCGCACAGAAAGCCGAAGAGGCGATGCGGATGCTAGACCTCGATCCGCGCGCGATGACAGCCAATGCACGCGAAGCCGTGGGTGGTCCGCTGGAATTGCTCGAGACCTCGCATGGTGAGCTTGACCCACGGTTCGAACGCCTCGGCCTCAGCCTGTCGCGCATGGCTGTGCTCGAAGAAGCACTTGAAGGCATTCCGCAGGTCGTGCCCGCAGGCCAGGATATTTCATCCGGCTTCGGCTTCCGCCGCGATCCGTTCACCGGCGGCGGCGCAATGCATAACGGCATCGATTTCAAAGGCCCGGTTGGCTCGCCGATCTACGCTGCGGCCAAGGGTGTCGTCACCTTTGCAGGCTGGAAATCCGGCTACGGCAAAACCGTCGAGATCCAGCACGGCAATGGCATGATGACCCGATACGCGCACATGTCGCGTCTGGGCGCCACTGTAGGCCAAAAGGTCGGTGCCGGAGCGACGATTGGCGGCATCGGCAGCACTGGCCGTTCCACGGGGCCGCACCTGCACTTCGAAGTCCGTATCAATGACCGCGCGGTCAATCCGCGCAAGTTCCTGGAGACCGCTCCCGATGTTCTCAAAGAAATCCGCGGAGCCGGAACGGCCCGCACCAGCACCCCCGCAACGACCGCAGAGTAAGAAGACTATGGCCAGTGGCTCCTCGAATTCGACTTTTTCCGTGATCGGTTCCGACATCAAGATCAAAGGCGACATCACCGCCTCGGCCGATCTTCATGTCGATGGCACGATCGAAGGCGACATCAAATGTTCGTCGCTCGTTCAAGGCGAAGGCAGTCAGATTCTGGGCGGCGTGATGGCGGAAACCGCGCGCTTCTCTGGCCGGGTCAATGGCTCGATCACCGCTCGTGAATTAGTGATCCTCAAAACGGCAGAGATCCAGGGCGACGTTCATTATGACGCGCTGACGATCGAACAGGGCGCGCAGGTCGACGGACGGTTCGCCCCGAACTCACAGCGTCAGGCGGCCAATGCGACCCCGAAAGCGGCCGAGAAGATCGAGAAGCCCAAGGCTGATCCCGATCAGGCTCAGCTCAAGATCGCGACCTGAGTAGGGGCGGCTCACTACCGCCTCCTCGCTTCCCAAACCTTTCCAGAACTTCGGCTCGTGTTCTTGCTGGGCGGCCTCAGAGGACTTCGGCTCGCAGGGCTTTGCGATCCAGCTTGCCGATGATCGTCTTCGGCAGTTCTTCTCGGATCACCACTTGATCGACGCGCTCATGCTTGCCGATCTTGGAGTTAAGCCACTCACGTAGCTCGTCGCCGGAGGTTCCCGCGCCGTCTTCAAGCGTAATGTAAGCGCGCGGAACCTCGCCGAGATAGTCATCCGGCACACCGATCACGAGCGCTTCCTTCACGGCGTCGTGCTCAAGGATCACGTCTTCGACAACGCTCGGAAAGACCTTGAACCCGCCGACCGCGATCATGTCCTTGATCCGGTCGACGATCGAGAGGAACCCGTCTTCATCGATCACTGCGACATCGCCGGTACGCAGGTATTTCTTGCCATCGCGCTCGGCGAAGGCATCAGCGGCGGCTTCAGGCCGGTTCCAGTACCCGCGCATCACCTGCGGCCCATGGACCGCGAGTTCGCCCGGTTCGCCTTCTGGCGCCAGTATGGTTGGATCTTCCTTGTCCAACAGGATCACTTCGGTGCCCGCAACGACTTGCCCGATCGTGCCGCGCTTGCGGGTACCTGCATAGGGATTGACCGAGACCACCCCGGCGCTTTCGGTCAGGCCGTAGCCTTCGACCAGCCGAACGCCGGTGACCTCTTCGAACTTCGCATGGACCGGCCCCGGCATCGGCGCGCCTCCGGAGATACACACCTTGAGCGATGACAGATCGGTTTTGGCGAGATCCGGATGGTCGAGCATCGCCTG
It contains:
- a CDS encoding GDP-mannose 4,6-dehydratase, whose translation is MRTVLITGSAGFIGFHLAQLLLAEGFRVVGFDGMTDYYDVRLKERRHQMLLQNQHFSANIGMLEDFDALHALAMAEKPDVIVHLAAQAGVRYSLENPRAYLDSNLIGTFNVMECARELEVDHLLMASTSSVYGANEEMPFDEREKCDTQLTFYAATKKANEAMAHSYAHLWNLPTTMFRFFTVYGPWGRPDMALFKFTKGILESTSIDIYNNGEMFRDFTYVTDLVRGIRLLIDAAPERPESADDIPEWDSLSPVAPWRVANIGNSDKVRLMDFITAIEEECGREAVKNFMPMQKGDVPATWADATLLKELTGYRPQTDVREGIRQFVAWYRDYYAV
- a CDS encoding nucleotide sugar dehydrogenase, which codes for MNAPFQKTDAVPLGEVSAELETIAIVGLGYVGLPVAVALAERLAPKGCRVVGFDISERRIRSLRAGHDFTREIDDERLDACGLAVSDDPEALRAATTIIVTVPTPITEERRPDLTPLRSACETIGPRLSEGALVVFESTVFPGATEEYCGPLLAEHSGLKQGRDFALGYSPERINPGDTVHRLESITKIIAAENPEALARMRAIYSAIVDAGLHEAPSIKVAEAAKVIENTQRDLNIALMNEIALIFDKMEIPTKDVLAAAGTKWNFLPFTPGLVGGHCIGVDPYYLTAAAEKLDYRPEVILAGRRINDSMGQAVAQKAVKLLVSRDIPLSQARVGVLGLTFKQDVPDIRNSKVPDILAELGEYGIEPLIGDPLADPAEAKHEYGVELTASEDLTDLDALILAVDHADYVAEGAELTARLKKGGVLVDVKSALKREDLRDDVIYWAL
- a CDS encoding demethoxyubiquinone hydroxylase family protein, yielding MKRDELHRMIRVDQAGEFGATRIYEGQLAVMGDRGPHSAEIRHMAEQEEGHRAKFDALMAERGVRPTALQPFWSAAGYALGAGTALLGPEAAMACTAAVEEEIDKHYSEQLDRLQDTGDDPELADMIEEFREDEREHRDAALANGAEKAPAYPLLSGAIRLGCRIAIKVSERV
- a CDS encoding disulfide bond formation protein B, yielding MTRLQQAKLLAFAIPAGLLGGAYISQYGFGLYPCEMCWWQRWPHFAAILFALLAFVTAPARLWTSLAAIAIIVSGLIGAFHAGVEYGWWEGITGCATLSTNIDVMDPSAAPIHRCDVAPWSLFGISLAGWNFLFSTLGGLTILGLSLGTGAKQEQV
- a CDS encoding S41 family peptidase, giving the protein MKIAALLQSAALVTAVALIPTATASMAQVDGRAGPEFSKLFATYQRIKASYVEPVEDDVLVRGAIDGMLAALDPHSGYLDGSDLQRLETMIDGNYSGLGLSVVMEDGAVKVISPFRGSPADEAGIKAGDFITHLDGELIYGGELDDAVARMRGKAGTSIKLTIFRPGRDEPLEVPVTRGVIELEPVTHSLEAGNIGVIMVNEFSADVGADVFNAWGEIQKEATGRVSGLILDLRSNPGGSLDEAVALSDLFLDSGRIVSQRGRARGETLLYDAETVFRGDMAEGVPVIVLIDAGSASASEIVAGALQDHRRALIMGDRSFGKGSVQSLLPLGSDAALKLTTARYFTPAGKSVQEGGINPDISVPQLSDPDLALRQKYLTRESDLRGHLINELGIKDEELENDKVDDPRFQQTAEQLEEKGIEDFQLHYALETLRRTTKSSVALRD
- a CDS encoding peptidoglycan DD-metalloendopeptidase family protein, which codes for MPDTPIIGQGKPMERNTLFLGVTGLAIIAALALAVPDGSAQRDVAVMEPDEAQAELQRATRESQRAEARAERLAAEAEEATEAADKTAREAAAIAARIQRSEADIAAARARFSLARNERGALSARLAERRQPLVRLTSALQTTARRPLALSALQPGSLKDLVYVRAVLDSAVPEIRQRTSALRGELERGRELERQAQQALANLRTSEEDLQSKRAELTELETRQRLASTEARSSASREAERALALAEEARDLDGLIEQIDEAATLRRELAALPGPMVRPAGLVMPAPSATEAAAASDETPDADPSPTVTANTPPPSDFQLPVQGRTIAGFGELRGSGLRSTGLSLAPAAGAQVVAPATGRVAFSGPYRGFGRIVIIEHAGGWTSLITGLDRTTVDVGDQLIGGSPIGVAAQEEPAITIELRNGGGPVNPLRFLG
- a CDS encoding 23S rRNA (pseudouridine(1915)-N(3))-methyltransferase RlmH, with translation MLLHVIARGKIARSPEAELVARYEKRLTWPVKLTELPETGGKIPDPQSPHKTVLLDERGKAMSSEDFAALLGRWRDDGMRETRFVLGAADGHSDQERADADLLLAFGPATWPHLLARAMLMEQLYRATSILAGHPYHRAG
- the rsfS gene encoding ribosome silencing factor, with amino-acid sequence MAAKMPTHELHDLVMSQLDDDQAQEIVSIPLEGKSSIADHMVIASGRSTRQVASMAQKLAEKVKQAGFGPARIEGLPAADWVLIDAGDVVVHLFRPEVRSFYNLERMWSFEGGEAAAS
- a CDS encoding nicotinate-nucleotide adenylyltransferase, which produces MRKSSQRTGLLGGSFNPAHGGHRRITRFAMDALGLDESWWLVSPGNPLKPKSGMAPLSARLMSAEAQARRAPIVPTAIELQLDTRFTVDTLRKLKRRYPKREFVWLMGSDNLVQFHRWKHWRAIARTMPIAVIARPGYNADAMTSPAMAWLRRYRVSAASFRKRGQWSAPALVFMRFDPDARSATAIRRDHADWASQYRNTSVRDRLTFRQIQPREDA
- a CDS encoding M23 family metallopeptidase: MRSQGQVRFIKISSRVQMTGAACAAALAIGWAGSMGVMAWSQYQAEAELASFESDKAKVASAQERIDAYGNDLERVIEELDGRQEFLDAMLPMLPEEIRDAGVNVTDSTEETEKTVDKVGAMIPQARGLAEVEARQLAFVERITRYADYRAQKAEEAMRMLDLDPRAMTANAREAVGGPLELLETSHGELDPRFERLGLSLSRMAVLEEALEGIPQVVPAGQDISSGFGFRRDPFTGGGAMHNGIDFKGPVGSPIYAAAKGVVTFAGWKSGYGKTVEIQHGNGMMTRYAHMSRLGATVGQKVGAGATIGGIGSTGRSTGPHLHFEVRINDRAVNPRKFLETAPDVLKEIRGAGTARTSTPATTAE
- a CDS encoding polymer-forming cytoskeletal protein, translated to MASGSSNSTFSVIGSDIKIKGDITASADLHVDGTIEGDIKCSSLVQGEGSQILGGVMAETARFSGRVNGSITARELVILKTAEIQGDVHYDALTIEQGAQVDGRFAPNSQRQAANATPKAAEKIEKPKADPDQAQLKIAT